The DNA window GTTGAAAAAATCTCTACTCATAAAGAAACCATTTATACTTCCAGTTAATAGAAGCCAAAGTGAAAAAAACACGTGATCATAATTTTTGTAGATTCTAAAAAAGGTTATTAAAGAGAAAAGATTGAATAAAATAAGTAAGAATTTAATATTAAAGTCAAAGGTAAATTCTATACCTTTAAGACCGGAATAGTTTCCTATTACAAATGAACCTTCTTGAAAAATAGCAAGAAATAAGAAAGTTAGTATATACGAAATTGACACCAGTAAGGTGGTTTTTCTTTTAAAAATATAAGTCAGTATGCCGAAAGATATGGGTATTAAGGATACAAGTAGAATCATGCTTTGCTCCTGCTTATATGAGATTTCTTATTTTTTCTTAGCTTTCTTTTCAATTTCATCAACTTCAAGGGTCTTGAATTTGGAAGATAATATCATTGCAAAAACTAACATTAATGCCAAATTTGCAAATCCAATTACTATAACGGTAAGCAGAAAAGAATGTATGAGCGGGTCTGCGTAGGTTTGTAAATTTGCGGTGATAATAGGTGAATTTGTATCGTAGGCTAAAAGAACAAAAAAAAGAACTATTCCTCCTTGGAAAACCCCGAGGTTGATAAATATTAAGATAAGATCTTTTTTTACAATAATTCCAAATAAACCGATAAGTATTATTGATAAAGTGATGATATAGTAAATATTCACAATAATCCCCTATGTTTTAAAAATCTATACAGGATAGTCCATGATCCACCAAAAACCTCGAAATAAATTAAAAAGTTTAGCAAAATGGCGGATCCTCCACTTGCCAATTCTCCAGGAGATCCTTTTAGATGGAAATTAGAGAAAATAGAATCTCCCCAAACGTATCCTAACAAACCATATATTATTATGAATAAAGGTACCAGCATTTTCAACTTCTCAATTTTTGATTTTACAAACAAGTTTTCTATTTCATCCGTTGGTCGTACCAAGGAAACCGCTAGAAAACCTGTTCCTAGAATAGTACCTGCAGCAAAACCACCACCAGGGGCTATATGGCCGGTTATCGCAATATAAAGAGAGATTAAAACTATTATTTGAAAAATTATTGGTGTTATAACCTTTATGATTGGGGTGTCGTATTTTATCTGCTGGTCGTCGGGAGCAACCGTAGGAATTTTCCCTATAAATTCGGAAATACCAATGATTGCCACTGTAAAAACCAATATTTCAAAAAAGGTATCGTAGATCCTATAATCAAGAACAATAGCGGACACCATATTAATTGATCCGTTTTCAGCAAAAATTCCAGAAGGTTCATAGAAACTTTTCATATCTCCAACTTTTAAGTTTAATGCAAGGACGAAAAAAATTGTTATTATCAACGATAAAACAAGGTAATTTTTCATCCAATATACCTCCTGACGAGGTTCTCATAATATTCTGTGTCACTTTTTATTTCTTCCAAAAATTTATTGAAGTCCCTTGCTAAAGATTTATCTCTTTTATAAAAGATTATTCTGTAACTAGTATCTTTAATAATCTCTATCTTTTTAGACAACAGCCTTTCTTCTCCCATAACGATTTTTCTGAATCTTACGGCATCAATTATAAAATCATCATCCAAATCTTCAAAGCTTTTTGATTTTAAGTTTGGCATAAAAATTCCTAAACAAGTTTTATTAGGTTGACCAACAGCGTATAATTTTGATAATAATAT is part of the Petrotoga sibirica DSM 13575 genome and encodes:
- a CDS encoding MnhB domain-containing protein, which gives rise to MKNYLVLSLIITIFFVLALNLKVGDMKSFYEPSGIFAENGSINMVSAIVLDYRIYDTFFEILVFTVAIIGISEFIGKIPTVAPDDQQIKYDTPIIKVITPIIFQIIVLISLYIAITGHIAPGGGFAAGTILGTGFLAVSLVRPTDEIENLFVKSKIEKLKMLVPLFIIIYGLLGYVWGDSIFSNFHLKGSPGELASGGSAILLNFLIYFEVFGGSWTILYRFLKHRGLL
- a CDS encoding cation:proton antiporter subunit C; the protein is MNIYYIITLSIILIGLFGIIVKKDLILIFINLGVFQGGIVLFFVLLAYDTNSPIITANLQTYADPLIHSFLLTVIVIGFANLALMLVFAMILSSKFKTLEVDEIEKKAKKK